A window of Pan paniscus chromosome X, NHGRI_mPanPan1-v2.0_pri, whole genome shotgun sequence genomic DNA:
gaatctacaatgaactcaaacaaatttacaagaaaaaaacaaccccatcgacaagtgggtgaaggatacgaacagacactactcaaaagaagacatttatgcagccaaaagacacatgaaaaaaatgctcaccatcactggccatcagagaaatgcaaatcaaaaccacagtgagataccatctcacaccagttagaatggcgatcattaaaaagtcaggaaacaacaggcgctggagaggatgtggagaaataggaacacttttacactgttggtgggactgtaaactagttcaaccattgtggaagtcagtgtggcgattcctcagggatctagaactagaaataccatttgacccagccatcccatcactgggtatatacccaaaggattataaatcatgctgctataaagacacatgcacacgtatgtttattgtggcactagtcacaaaagcaaagacttggaaccaacccaaatgtccaacagtgatagactggattaagaaaatgtggcacatatacaccatggaatactatgcagccataaaaatggatgaattcatgtcctttgtagggatatggatgaagctggacaccatcattctcagcagactatcgcaaggacaaaaaaccaaacaccgcatgttctcacttctaggtgggaattgaacaatgagaacacttgcacacaggaaggggaacatcacacaacggggactgttgtggagtggggggagtggggagggatagcattaggagatacacctaatgtaaatgacgagttaatgggtgcagcacaccaacatggcacatgtatacatatgtaacaaacctgcacgttgtgcacatgtaccctagaacttaaaatataataagaaaaacccgtaaaaaaaaagtaaaaaaataaaataaaataaaataagcagcgAGAAtgtcaattatttaatttctttgtgattactagttaaccatttgttaaaaactaaaatggtTTCTCAACTCAAATAAATGCAAGGATAtatcaaatactttaaaacattaaagatgaagtgttaacataaataattacTAGTGACTTAACTACTAAATATCTTTAGGTAGAGTGGTTATTTCTAAGCATATAATGAAagctaagaaacataaaaaaggttaatagaattaaatataacatataacctttatttaaaaagagagcaAAATTTGTCAAGGCATAAATAATAACTAAATGGGAGAGTATTTGCAATACcagtaacaaagggctaatatcttgAAGGCAAAAAATCCCTTTCTACTAAAATATGATTACCCTCATAGAAAATTGCAAATATCAGTTAAAATATAGATGGAcactaaacaagaaaatactttaaaattgtaaGGTAATTAAAGATAATTCCTCATTTATCAAAAATTGTCAAGCACCTCATTGTAtacacttgctgtttcctctatCTGGGATGCTCTCCTCATAAATCTTCACTTGGCCAGCTCTTTCTCAAGATTAAATATCATCTCCTCATTGAAGTAGTTCCTGATCAAAAGCTTAATTTAAATATCTCCCCGAACAGTTTTCATTATAGCAACCATTACCGTCTGACCTTACCTCACTCATTTAGTTGTGTTTTATTTGCCCCCTGAGGTTTCCCAAGGGTATGTGTAAATCCTCAGTGCCTAAAATAGAGCCTGATCCAAAACTAACATTCAATAAACCTGTAAAAAATTGCCAAATGAATAATAGCTACCACGATTCCTGCCAGCTTCAAGATGCGATAGTGATCATAAGTAGAAATAGGGAAGCCAGGAAAGGTAAACTTGGGTAAGATTTGCCCAACTGTCTATTATACACACAATTGCAGAGTACCCACAAAACCAAGAGCATTGGAAATCTCTTTGCAAAACgaattattttcccaaaatgagtaaaatattagagaaaagtatatattttcaaatgatatatgtcatttttcttatgtattaGCCCCTCCTATGTGTCTAATTTAGcctaatatttattatctaagCAACAATTCTGAACACTTGGTGGGAAATTTTTagcaatatctacaaactcaGACCTACTCGACAGATTAGGAAACAGAAGTTTCCATGGTTTTATAGGTGATCGTGTGGCTGCATtttgcaatttaaatttaaaaaatgtcttggtGATAAACAGACACCTAGAGCTTTTGTCTGATCAACtggaataaaatgtgaaaactttCTATGGAAACCTCAGGGGAACGAAGGTGAGGTTggtgatttcactgtgttagcaaatGGAAATGCATTGGGAGTGATGACGAATGTTATTGTCTGTGTTCCTGGGCGATAACACAATTGCATTCCAGTGGCTTTTAATGAGTTTTCACTTGAGATACAGTGAGTACATTTGCATGTCAACTACAgagaccaaaaatatatttcttgtcaTCACTGCAGGAGGAGAAATCATTTCCGTGCTGTATAAAGTAGAAGGAAAGTAGGTTCACGTACTGCCTTTTGTATTAACGATAAATAATTGAGTTCAGTTAGCTTGTTCTTACACAATCTGAGGAAGAAgaactgagtacagtggctcccaTTTTGTaacagtttgttatttttttctgggatgaCCTGAAGCTAAGAACATGGGGGTAGAgacatgtctcataattttttttttttttttttgagacggggtcttgctctgtcacccaggctgagagtgcagtggcacaatcttggctcactgcaacctcccccttccaggttcaagcaattctcctgccaccacgcccggctaatttttgtatttgtagtagagacagggtttcaccgtgttggccaggctggtctcgaacttctgacctcaagtgatccacctgcttcagcctcccaaagtgctgggataacaggcatgagccacaatgacAGGCCCCCAATTTTTTCTTAAAGGTCtaaaaaagtgttttcttccaacataatATTCCGTACACTGCAGATggtcttttattttgcttattggtaactggcctaagagattttacattttattgaaataaatcctatgtcattattataaacttctgcattgcttagaaaaaaaaacataaaattttttttacttaaggttattacatctgtgtaactttctgtatgtgcttttaaagtccttgtgccATTGAGTTATAGGGCTTTGACTTCTGGGTCTAACAAGGACACCAAGTTCTGCTAtatcttaaacactgacagcaattaCAGCCTTATCTTCAGGCCCAGTAGAAGATGCTAATCAAAGTAAACTGCGTTCATGAGAtgcagggccagaaattaaaactattcaactcctcaaggcccGAGGACTATTGCGGAAGAGGTGGGcatgtgagattgtaagggctgATATTAAGAGAAAAGTAGCTCAGTTTCTCTAGGAATTAACCATTAATATCAAAGGCACACTAAAGCAAAACCAGTATCTAGGTTGCTGTGTCAGTTTAACAAGGCTTTCTTGGAGCATGAACTCACTCCTTCATGCAAAATGATAAAGGTTACAaggtttatagaaattatattttatagtcaagatgattaaacttttattataaaatttcaaagacacaaatttaATTTGCCGCATCCTGTTTTTAATTAGGGCTTATTGTTTGGGATATTAAGCCTCCTCTctcaaagaataaagattttcaccttttttttttttttttttttgaaatctttgagttactgctttggttaaatgaatgacttattttacaatgacccaTGACCCTATTTCGTGATATcaagcattttaaactttttatctttgACGAACTTTCCAAAGTCAAATTCTAACTTGAttcctcattaattttttgatatgaGTCCTCTGAAgtccaaaagagacatatttgtcttatttggtataaaaatcatacaagaagcatcgtcaaatataaaatggtgtttgactttctttgggctgtatttatagaaatgttattgatatgtgctccaaaattatgggaaactcttATAATTCTGAAATAACTTCTGTATGTtgtgaattataaattttatgttaaattgttgtatgctacagaagtaaccaaaatttccttgtcaatggtGGTTTTAATAATGGccgtcctggctgggtgtggtggctcacgcctgtaatcccagcactttggaggccaaggcgggtggatcacgaggtcaggagatcaagaccagcttggccaagatggtgagacccccgtctctcctaaaaatacaaaaattagccgggcgtggtggcacaggcctgtaatcccagctactcaggaggctgagccagagaatcactgaaacccaggaggcagaggttgcagtgagctgagatcatgccattgcactccagcctgggcaacaagagtgaaactccatttcaaaaaaagaaaaaaatatacacccCTGATTTGAAACAAGACTAGGATACACGGTAAAGAATGTTTATTCACTAAAGTTTTGACAGACTGAAGGCCATTATTTCAGATTGGAAATAGGAAACTTAAAAGAACTACATGGACATTGGGTCAAAGAACATGGGTTGAAATGTGCCTGGCAGTAGCCCAAAAGTAAATGCTCTTCGAGGTGCATGTGAAGGAACTGTAGGAGGGAAATGGGATAATTCACATCTCcgccaataaataaatgtagccaCACTAGCTTGGGGGATTTGAGGTGAGACATCGAAAATACTAAGTCATGGTGAGGGCtggaagacaaaagaatgaatcACTTCATAGGAATGGCTGTGGGGAAGGGCTTGAAGGAGTCATCCTCTGACTTCCATGTGAACCATGAACATTAAACATGGAGAAATGAGGAGCGGCAGCAGATCGGTTTGGGATGCATCTTCAGGGGATGCTGAAACAACAACAGCATTTGGTTTGCTCTACACCCCTGTCACCCCTCGCCCGCAAGCCCAGGGAGTGGTCAGCAGTGGGGCTTTGTGACGTCGAAGCCACCCTAGGGGTGCCATTGGATGGGACACTGCCTGTATGATCAAACAAAGCTCAAGGGTGTGGCTTTGCCTTGTCACCAGGAGGGTATATATAGGGAGGGCAAGAGCTCTGGGCCACTGCGAAGATTCAAAAGCTACAAAGCTTTCCGCAGACATTGACAAACCAATGTATACAATGGGCCAACAATCCAGTGCTGGCGGGGTGAAGAGAAGCACCCCGTGTGAATCCAACGAGGTGAATGAGACGGTAAGATTGTTAGGTTTTGAAGCGAAGGCGAGGGtgaaagaaagacacacagagcAGGGGCGGCTCAAACAACAACACAGGAATATTGCAGACAATTGTGGAAGTGGTGGGCCCGCTTAATGCCAGAGCCCACCGCCGCTTACAGGCTGGGGTGCTTGTAGGTatgggtgggaggggcctgggcagTATGGCTTGCTGCCCGGCAGGATATTGATAAGATGTTCTTAGCATCAGGTGGTTTGGCCCTTTTTCTGCTGGAATATCATTGTGGTGTTCCTTAAAACGTTGCCAAGCAAGATATGATAGGGATGTTTCTTTAGTTGGGCCTTCGTCCGCCTTGCGGACAGGTGGTTAGGCAGGATGTTTCTCACGGCCTGAACCCCCATGGGATGTTTCACTTTGACCAAGGTCTGCAAAATAGCAAAGAACTTACAGAATGGTGCAGTTTGGACTAACAGATGACCCTACCCacgctcctcttcttcttccccataGATCCCTACTCTGTGATTCAACCTTGTTCTTCTCTGGATCAAACCCCTTCCTCAACCTGCATTCCTTCTTGTCATGAAGCCCCCCGTGCTATCCAGTCTCTATCCTGTTCACCCAAAATAATGtcctcctggcctctccctgtttTCTTAACAGATGCCAGAGACGTCAAGGGGGGACTCACAGCCAGAACCCGCTCCTAAGAAATCAAAAGCATCGGACTCCTCGACCGTATTAGTGCTTTCCTACAGGAGAGAGGTTAGAAGACGTTACTCCGTCTCCGATGAATTGGTGAATGACCACTCCCGAGAGAACCGAGTCAACCGCCTCCAAATAGACGAGGAAGAATTCACGCAGATTTCTGTGCAAACAGCTGCAAACCAGAAGGAAGATGCTGCCGTTAACCTTgggcaatgaaaataaagtttgagaagctgATGGCTGTGCATATCTCTGCCTGTTTTCTGATGGTGGTGCggggggggaagggaagggaagaggtagGCATTTGAGAAGGGAGGGATATGAGGTCCTGTAGGGTTGCTGGACAGACCCACAGGTGGACAGTAAGCCAGACATTGTAAATAAGGCCTGGGGGAGGACTGATTCCTaaagaaaatttccttcttaaaattttatctcaCAGGAAGTGGAGATGTGTATATGTTCACGCAACTGTACCCGGCAGCACATAGTTCTGCTGAATGCACATATCGAAGGTATTCCCATCCCCTTTCCATCTGATATTTTCCTAGGTTAGAAATATATGCTTTATAAAGAGTAAACGTTCTGTAAAACACAAAGCACAATACAAAAGAAGATAGTAGATGTAGGAGTAAGTAAACGGCAGGAAAGCATTGCTTGTAATGAAATGATTGAAAAGccaattctaaaacaaaatgttcaatgcatcttaaatatttgttactgt
This region includes:
- the LOC129395325 gene encoding sperm protein associated with the nucleus on the X chromosome C-like, whose protein sequence is MYTMGQQSSAGGVKRSTPCESNEVNETMPETSRGDSQPEPAPKKSKASDSSTVLVLSYRREVRRRYSVSDELVNDHSRENRVNRLQIDEEEFTQISVQTAANQKEDAAVNLGQ